A window of Mucilaginibacter paludis DSM 18603 contains these coding sequences:
- a CDS encoding TlpA family protein disulfide reductase: protein MKTVLILLFCSLATGAIKAQNIPSLKPNGKTYPAAGLKIGDQCPDFQIGNIKNYKSAAARLSDFKGRLVILDFWATWCGPCLKALPKLDSLQKRYPGKIQVLAVTNESNAVVNRFFSNTPDRELRKLTLPIVFNDVLLNGLFKHKTIPHEVWIDGNGTVRFFTDADDVDIKNIDAFLNRQQVTMQVKSELQYNKLKPLLMGGADSALIDLQFSSVITSYIKGLPSPRGYTKTGNLHKIYNNNALIQNLYKMAFGGFNPYFFAYNRSRLEVKDSTSLYYYWTGRKMDKALKDSLLKKSAFCYELTVPQSIPEDRMFEIMQFDLNKFFGAKFGIEGGMEKRKVKCLVAKRIGPEDRLRSKGDTTFIDADAFRFRIRNKSIDLFFKNLAGLYLQDIPTPIVNETGYNDNVDMDINAHLNNLEEVREQMRKYGMDFFEEEREIDMIIIRDKAVKY, encoded by the coding sequence ATGAAAACCGTTCTTATCCTTCTTTTTTGCAGCCTGGCAACGGGTGCAATAAAAGCTCAAAATATACCATCCCTGAAACCCAATGGAAAAACCTATCCTGCTGCCGGGTTAAAAATAGGCGACCAATGCCCCGACTTCCAGATCGGCAATATTAAAAACTATAAAAGCGCTGCCGCCCGTTTGTCTGATTTTAAAGGCAGGCTGGTGATCCTTGATTTCTGGGCAACCTGGTGCGGCCCATGCCTGAAAGCGTTACCCAAACTCGATTCGCTGCAAAAGAGGTATCCCGGCAAAATACAGGTACTTGCCGTCACCAATGAAAGTAATGCCGTAGTCAACCGTTTTTTTTCCAACACGCCGGACCGGGAATTAAGGAAACTTACGTTACCCATTGTTTTCAATGACGTACTGCTCAACGGGCTTTTCAAACACAAGACCATACCGCACGAAGTATGGATAGACGGCAACGGGACCGTCCGGTTCTTTACAGATGCCGATGATGTGGACATTAAGAACATTGATGCGTTTTTAAACAGGCAGCAGGTTACCATGCAGGTAAAAAGCGAACTACAGTACAATAAGCTGAAACCGTTATTGATGGGCGGGGCAGACTCAGCGCTCATCGACCTGCAATTTTCCTCCGTTATCACGTCCTATATAAAAGGCCTGCCTTCGCCGCGCGGTTACACAAAGACCGGGAACCTGCATAAAATATATAACAACAACGCCCTTATCCAGAACCTCTACAAAATGGCCTTTGGAGGATTTAACCCCTATTTTTTTGCCTACAACAGGTCGAGGCTGGAAGTAAAGGACTCCACCAGCCTTTATTACTACTGGACAGGCAGGAAGATGGACAAGGCGCTCAAAGACAGCCTGCTCAAAAAGAGCGCTTTCTGTTATGAATTGACGGTGCCCCAATCCATCCCCGAAGACAGGATGTTTGAGATCATGCAGTTTGACCTGAATAAATTCTTTGGGGCAAAATTTGGCATAGAGGGGGGCATGGAAAAAAGAAAGGTAAAATGCCTGGTAGCTAAACGGATCGGCCCGGAAGACAGGCTCCGGTCAAAAGGGGACACCACCTTCATCGATGCTGATGCTTTCAGGTTCCGTATCAGAAATAAATCCATAGACCTGTTTTTTAAGAACCTGGCAGGGCTATACCTCCAGGACATCCCGACACCGATCGTCAATGAAACGGGTTATAATGATAACGTGGATATGGATATTAATGCCCACCTGAATAATCTTGAGGAAGTAAGGGAACAGATGCGTAAATACGGCATGGATTTTTTTGAGGAGGAACGGGAGATCGACATGATCATTATCCGGGATAAAGCTGTGAAGTATTAA